The proteins below come from a single Vidua macroura isolate BioBank_ID:100142 chromosome 17, ASM2450914v1, whole genome shotgun sequence genomic window:
- the EPB41L1 gene encoding band 4.1-like protein 1 isoform X2: MTTETGPGSEVKNAQEDTPQQQLEAAAQGPTVAPSPTGRDTDPNEKLGAQPDTRNMEPGTDMEDKYYSETDGLSDKTTPSKTQKSPQKTTKKVKSALCRVTLLDASEYECEVEKHARGQVLFDMVCEHLNLLEKDYFGLTFCDSDSQKNWLDPSKEIKKQIRSGPWNFSFTVKFYPPDPAQLTEDITRYYLCLQLRADIITGRLPCSFVTHALLGSYAVQAELGDHDTEEHVGNYVSELRFAPNQTRELEERIMELHKTYRGMTPGEAEIHFLENAKKLSMYGVDLHHAKDSEGIDIMLGVCANGLLIYRDRLRINRFAWPKILKISYKRSNFYIKIRPGEYEQFESTIGFKLPNHRSAKRLWKVCIEHHTFFRLVSPEPPPKGFLVMGSKFRYSGRTQAQTRQASALIDRPAPFFERSSSKRYTMSRSLDGEFSRPASVSENHDARPEGEKQDEDGEFGSRRRSETEDEEVTTPTKIKELKPEHETTPRHKQEFLDKPEDVLLKHQASINELKRTLKEPNSKLVHRDRDRRLPSSPASSSPKHEDETPKGTPEKATETMEEDTLDDFASERGASLSMESFTQKSLVSSPEGSEHWVFIEREAPRLEAVALRKTLRAKTEEAHAGTSEGSMSGSLTKVVVTVGKAKDMAGQEEPAAAALETRKRAKMIASPEDFESVWEDDLYEKESRGESSPGEAHPPPESMEREPQEPGKGIATREPGLPKPCQQPEERQRTKILEPEPPQGEGEMLSKERAFAAFKKQEARVPATAPELLKIKVKAGDDSSETSATQRIIYLGDPDGEEKDSKKHLVLDTGGCLGLEERPEAPVNTTGEGSRHTTPVAEGFQALSSASHQHRTVSEKPTGTLEMPGMGCDGTSLGGHPLSGWEEPSLQPEKAPGVGVPGGTPTGSEALLCSQEVGPEELQSSVGGLKPCGLAGDGPRAEEHRGSPAESPDICPALEGFLGRVGADSDREESARVVLQMEEIEPKSPPSSAGSWQGHTHTVGLEGDKPSAPVPPPLPQRPSTVPAESSLGTEPQGTDLSLGTSPAREVAMPKHVSPSMQVALPVGTDPEAEEQSQNVGFASWKPHQGTSPVTGEPPQNTDTAEESIQVRALATKEVAQDMDTAQSNVPATEEPLQEEKPMIKELFQGSGSGKPTRDEGSGMEQLSHDKSLGMAELPPKGEEAEHQTETILRDLPLHTAHLKAQEPHQDSEFSVGQDLQGGSQTVTEGTRDSDLAMGQPLQDDSPSRAAADVPHFQSPTAGLCQGSKASQLPALVNEGGAGQSSGGTHPAEPGVSVCMSGLAGAVTQEHRDATVAPGNQEDSKSYRETSVASKIKMFEQGKVERRAAQEGQEHVPEAETSVTATGKTNLAQDVPLSTSLTSPPAVGPVSSVGSLALGQGAGSGDTSQPHSLKEQVSAEPEHEEDSADLASPDSGCELTLAEAVSKSQEPSGEEKDLCDPSIKSSLKEENVKAAVPVVSQRAGVRDGPEERVKPPRHRAPESDTGDEEPDQEKDSVFLKDNHLAIERKCSSITVSSTSSLEAEVDFTVIGDFHGTAFEDISRSLPELDKDKSETEDEGLVSFQHTDKVVPGLEEDLKGRDKVSQPSPDVSQPESSAPKANAVTVKKPEAEGSAPHRVDRGTPGSRDTTITTAQAGTTETALVTSDHGTKAGKGAAPTTDLRSLSPISGGSTGKEVLTSIFSATAETLSTSTTTHVTKTVKGGFSETRIEKRIIITGDEDVDQDQALALAIKEAKLQHPDMLVTKAVVYRETEPSPEERDKKPQES; encoded by the exons ATGACAACGGAGACAGGCCCCGGCTCTGAGGTGAAGAACGCGCAGGAGGACACTccgcagcagcagctggaggcgGCCGCCCAGGGCCCCACGGTCGCGCCCAGCCCCACCGGCCGTGACACCGACCCCAATGAGAAGCTCGGGGCGCAGCCCGACACCCGAAACATGGAGCCG GGCACAGACATGGAGGACAAGTACTACAGTGAGACTGATGGGCTCTCTGACAAAACAACTCCCAGCAAGACCCAGAAGTCACCTCAGAAAACCACCAAGAAAGTGAAGAGTGCCCTGTGCAGAGTGACCCTGCTTGATGCATCCGAGTACGAGTGTGAGGTGGAG AAACACGCCCGAGGGCAGGTGCTCTTTGACATGGTGTGCGAGCACCTCAACCTCCTGGAGAAGGACTACTTCGGCCTCACCTTCTGTGATTCGGACAGCCAGAAG AACTGGCTGGACCCCTCCAAGGAGATCAAGAAGCAGATCCGCA GTGGGCCCTGGAACTTTTCCTTCACTGTGAAGTTCTACCCTCCAGACCCTGCCCAGCTCACAGAGGACATCACCAG ATACTacctgtgcctgcagctccgTGCTGACATCATCACGGGCCgcctgccctgctcctttgTGACCCACGCCCTGCTGGGCTCCTATGCCGTCCAGGCCGAGCTGGGTGACCACGACACCGAGGAGCATGTGGGCAACTACGTGAGCGAGCTGCGCTTTGCCCCCAACCAGACgcgggagctggaggagcgcATCATGGAGCTGCACAAGACCTACCG GGGAATGACCCCCGGGGAAGCAGAGATCCACTTCCTGGAGAATGCCAAGAAGCTCTCCATGTACGGGGTGGACCTGCACCACGCCAAG GACTCAGAGGGCATCGACATCATGCTGGGCGTCTGCGCCAATGGCCTCCTCATCTACAGGGACCGGCTGCGCATCAACCGCTTCGCGTGGCCCAAGATCCTCAAGATTTCCTACAAGAGGAGCAACTTCTACATCAAGATCCGCCCAGGGGAG TACGAACAGTTTGAGAGCACCATTGGCTTCAAGCTGCCCAACCACCGCTCAGCCAAGAGGCTCTGGAAGGTCTGCATAGAGCATCACACCTTCTTCAG gctggtgtccccagagccaccccccAAGGGCTTCCTGGTGATGGGCTCCAAGTTTCGGTACAGCGGGCGCACGCAGGCACAGACGCGCCAGGCCAGCGCCCTCATTGACCGCCCCGCGCCCTTCTTCGAGCGCTCCTCCAGCAAACGCTACACCATGTCCCGCAGCCTGGACGGAG AGTTCTCACGCCCAGCCTCTGTCAGCGAGAACCACGATGCCAGACCAGAGGGTGAGAAGCAGGATGAGGACGGTGAGTTTGGCAGCAGGAGACGCTCTGAGacagaggatgaggaggtgACCACCCCGACAAAGATCAAGGAGCTGAAG CCGGAGCATGAAACAACCCCCAGGCACAAGCAGGAG TTTTTAGACAAGCCAGAGGACGTTTTGCTGAAGCATCAGGCCAGCATCAATGAGCTGAAGCGGACCCTGAAGGAACCCAACAGCAAACTGGTTCACAGGGACCGGGACAGGAGGCTGCCTTCCTCACCAGCCTCTTCCTCACCCAAGCACGAGGATGAAACACCAAAGGGAACCCCTGAAAAGGCCACTGAg ACGATGGAAGAGGACACCTTAGACGATTTTGCATCTGAGCGTGGAGCTTCCCTAAGCATGGAGTCTTTCACTCAGAAAAGCCTTGTCTCCTCTCCTGAG GGCTCGGAGCACTGGGTATTTATAGAGAGAGAAGCCCCTAGGCTGGAAGCTGTAGCTCTGAGGAAAACTCTGAGAGCCAAGACGGAAGAAGCACATGCAGGGACCTCGGAGGGGAGCATGAGTGGGAGCCTGACAAAAGTGGTGGTGACGGTAGGGAAAGCCAAGGACATGGCAGGCCAGGAAGAGCCGGCAGCTGCAGCCTTGGAGACGAGGAAGAGAGCCAAAATGATTGCTAGTCCCGAGGATTTTGAGTCTGTGTGGGAGGATGATCTCTATGAGAAGGAAAGCAGGGGTGAGTCCAGCCCAGGGGAGGCACATCCACCCCCTGAGAGCATGGAGAGGGAGCCCCAAGAGCCAGGCAAAGGCATAGCCAccagggagccagggctgcccaagCCCTGTCAGCAGCCTGAAGAGAGGCAAAGGACCAAGATTTTGGAGCCAGAGCCTCCCCAGGGAGAAGGTGAGATGCTCTCCAAGGAACGTGCTTTTGCAGCCTTCAAGAAGCAGGAGGCCAGAGTGCcagccacagccccagagctcctGAAAATTAAAGTGAAGGCTGGTGACGACAGCTCAGAGACTTCTGCAACTCAGAGGATCATCTACTTAGGAGACCCagatggggaggagaaggacagTAAAAAAcacctggtcttggacactggTGGGTGCCTTGGCTTGGAGGAGAGACCAGAAGCCCCAGTAAATACAACCGGGGAGGGATCCAGGCACACCACACCTGTGGCAGAAGGGTTCCAAGCCCTCTCCTCAGCAAGTCACCAGCACAGGACAGTGTCTGAAAAACCCACTGGAACACTGGAGATGCCTGGGATGGGCTGTGATGGGACCAGCCTGGGGGGGCATCCCCTCTCAGGGTGGGAAGAGCCGtccctgcagccagagaaggCACCTGGTGTTGGGGTGCCTGGAGGAACACCCACGGGAAGTGAAGCCCTGCTGTGTTCCCAGGAGGTGGGaccagaggagctgcagagctcggTGGGAGGCTTgaagccatgtggcctggcAGGGGATGGCCCCAGggctgaggagcacagagggagCCCAGCAGAGTCCCCAGACAtctgcccagcactggagggttttttgggaaGGGTTGGAGCAGACAGTGACAGGGAGGAAAGTGCCAGAGTGGTTCTTCAGATGGAAGAGATAGAGCCCAAGTCACCTCCATCATCAGCTGGGTCTTGGCAGGGCCACACTCACACCGTGGGGTTGGAGGGGGACAAACCCagtgctcctgtccctccaccccttccccagagaCCCAGCACAGTCCCTGCAGAGTCATCTCTGGGTACGGAGCCTCAGGGCACAGACTTATCCCTGggcaccagccctgccagagaGGTGGCCATGCCCAAGCATGTGAGCCCCTCCATGCAGGTGGCACTACCTGTGGGCACCGATCCTGAAGCTGAAGAACAATCCCAAAATGTGGGATTTGCCTCATGGAAACCCCATCAGGGAACAAGTCCTGTTACAGGAgaaccaccccaaaacacagaCACTGCAGAAGAGTCAATCCAGGTTAGAGCCCTAGCCACCAAGGAGGTGGCCCAGGACAtggacacagcacagagcaaTGTGCCTGCCACTGAAGAGCCACTGCAGGAGGAGAAACCCATGATCAAAGAGCTCTTCCAGGGCTCAGGGTCAGGGAAGCCAACCAGAGATGAAGGCTCTGGGATGGAACAACTGTCCCATGACAAAAGCCTTGGCAtggctgagctgcctcccaagggagaagAAGCAGAACACCAGACTGAGACAATCCTGAGGGACTTGCCCCTCCACACTGCACATCTCAAAGCACAAGAGCCACACCAGGACTCGGAGTTCAGTGTTGGACAAGATCTGCAGGGTGGGAGCCAGACAGTCACAGAAGGCACCAGGGACAGTGACCTGGCTATggggcagccactgcaggaTGACTCtccttccagagcagctgctgatgtCCCACACTTCCAGTCCCCTACAGCAGGATTGTGCCAAGGAAGCAAGgcatcccagctccctgccctggtgAATGAAGGTGGGGCAGGGCAATCAAGTGGTGGGACAcatccagcagagcctggggtgTCGGTGTGCATGtctgggctggcaggagctgtgacccaggagcacagggatgctACTGTGGCCCCAGGAAACCAGGAGGACAGCAAGAGCTACAGGGAAACTTCCGTGGCTTCCAAGATCAAGATGTTTGAGCAAGGCAAAGTGGAGCGAAGGGCAgcccaggagggacaggagcacgTGCCTGAAGCTGAGACATCGGTGACAGCCACGGGGAAGACAAATCTGGCACAGGATGTGCCTTTGAGCACCAGCCTCACCTCACCCCCTGCAGTGGGACCTGTGTCCAGTGTGGGCTCCTTGGCCCTCGGGCAAGGGGCTGGTTCAGGAGACACCTCCCAGCCACACTCCCTGAAGGAACAAGTCTCTGCTGAGCCCGAGCACGAAGAAGACAGTGCCGACCTGGCCTCGCCCGACTCTGGCTGTGAGCTCACCCTGGCTGAGGCCGTG AGCAAATCTCAGGAACCaagtggggaagaaaaggatttATGTGACCCATCAATAAAATCCAGCCTGAAAGAAGAGAATGTAAAGGCTGCTGTTCCAGTGGTCTCGCAG AGAGCAGGCGTGAGGGATGGCCCTGAGGAGAGGGTGAAACCGCCCCGGCACAGGGCCCCCGAGAGTGACACCGGTGACGAGGAGCCCGACCAGGAGAAGGACTCGGTCTTCCTGAAGGACAACCACCTGGCCATTGAGCGCAAGTGCTCCAGTATCACTGTCAGCTCAACCTCCAGTCTGGAAGCGGAGGTGGACTTCACCGTCATCGGGGACTTCCATGGCACGGCCTTTGAGGACATCTCCCGGAGCCTGCCCGAGCTGGACAAGGACAAGAGTGAAACAGAAGATGAAGGCTTGGTTTCCTTCCAGCACACTGACAAAGTAGTTCCTGGACTGGAAGAGGATCTCAAAGGCAGGGATaaggtctcccagcccagcccagatgTCTCCCAGCCAGAG TCTTCAGCCCCAAAAGCAAATGCTGTGACTGTGAAGAAGCCCGAAGCAGAAGGCTCCGCTCCCCATCGG GTGGACAGAGGCACtccaggcagcagggacaccacCATCACCACTGCCCAGGCTGGCACCACAGAGACAGCGCTGGTGACCTCA GATCACGGCACCAAGGCTGGCAAAGGAGCCGCTCCCACTACAGACCTTCGTTCCCTGTCACCG ATCTCGGGTGGCTCCACTGGCAAGGAGGTGCTCACCAGCATATTCAGTGCCACTGCGGAAACGCTCTCCACCTCCACCACCACCCACGTTACTAAG ACTGTGAAAGGAGGGTTCTCCGAGACCCGGATAGAGAAGCGCATCATCATCACGGGAGATGAAGATGTGGACCAGGACCAG GCACTGGCTTTAGCAATCAAAGAGGCAAAACTCCAGCACCCCGACATGCTGGTAACCAAAGCTGTGGTGTACAGAGAAACAGAGCCCTCTCCAGAGGAAAGGGACAAGAAACCTCAG GAATCTTGA
- the EPB41L1 gene encoding band 4.1-like protein 1 isoform X3 — translation MTTETGPGSEVKNAQEDTPQQQLEAAAQGPTVAPSPTGRDTDPNEKLGAQPDTRNMEPGTDMEDKYYSETDGLSDKTTPSKTQKSPQKTTKKVKSALCRVTLLDASEYECEVEKHARGQVLFDMVCEHLNLLEKDYFGLTFCDSDSQKNWLDPSKEIKKQIRSGPWNFSFTVKFYPPDPAQLTEDITRYYLCLQLRADIITGRLPCSFVTHALLGSYAVQAELGDHDTEEHVGNYVSELRFAPNQTRELEERIMELHKTYRGMTPGEAEIHFLENAKKLSMYGVDLHHAKDSEGIDIMLGVCANGLLIYRDRLRINRFAWPKILKISYKRSNFYIKIRPGEYEQFESTIGFKLPNHRSAKRLWKVCIEHHTFFRLVSPEPPPKGFLVMGSKFRYSGRTQAQTRQASALIDRPAPFFERSSSKRYTMSRSLDGEFSRPASVSENHDARPEGEKQDEDGEFGSRRRSETEDEEVTTPTKIKELKFLDKPEDVLLKHQASINELKRTLKEPNSKLVHRDRDRRLPSSPASSSPKHEDETPKGTPEKATETMEEDTLDDFASERGASLSMESFTQKSLVSSPEGSEHWVFIEREAPRLEAVALRKTLRAKTEEAHAGTSEGSMSGSLTKVVVTVGKAKDMAGQEEPAAAALETRKRAKMIASPEDFESVWEDDLYEKESRGESSPGEAHPPPESMEREPQEPGKGIATREPGLPKPCQQPEERQRTKILEPEPPQGEGEMLSKERAFAAFKKQEARVPATAPELLKIKVKAGDDSSETSATQRIIYLGDPDGEEKDSKKHLVLDTGGCLGLEERPEAPVNTTGEGSRHTTPVAEGFQALSSASHQHRTVSEKPTGTLEMPGMGCDGTSLGGHPLSGWEEPSLQPEKAPGVGVPGGTPTGSEALLCSQEVGPEELQSSVGGLKPCGLAGDGPRAEEHRGSPAESPDICPALEGFLGRVGADSDREESARVVLQMEEIEPKSPPSSAGSWQGHTHTVGLEGDKPSAPVPPPLPQRPSTVPAESSLGTEPQGTDLSLGTSPAREVAMPKHVSPSMQVALPVGTDPEAEEQSQNVGFASWKPHQGTSPVTGEPPQNTDTAEESIQVRALATKEVAQDMDTAQSNVPATEEPLQEEKPMIKELFQGSGSGKPTRDEGSGMEQLSHDKSLGMAELPPKGEEAEHQTETILRDLPLHTAHLKAQEPHQDSEFSVGQDLQGGSQTVTEGTRDSDLAMGQPLQDDSPSRAAADVPHFQSPTAGLCQGSKASQLPALVNEGGAGQSSGGTHPAEPGVSVCMSGLAGAVTQEHRDATVAPGNQEDSKSYRETSVASKIKMFEQGKVERRAAQEGQEHVPEAETSVTATGKTNLAQDVPLSTSLTSPPAVGPVSSVGSLALGQGAGSGDTSQPHSLKEQVSAEPEHEEDSADLASPDSGCELTLAEAVSKSQEPSGEEKDLCDPSIKSSLKEENVKAAVPVVSQRAGVRDGPEERVKPPRHRAPESDTGDEEPDQEKDSVFLKDNHLAIERKCSSITVSSTSSLEAEVDFTVIGDFHGTAFEDISRSLPELDKDKSETEDEGLVSFQHTDKVVPGLEEDLKGRDKVSQPSPDVSQPESSAPKANAVTVKKPEAEGSAPHRVSTTDTAQVDRGTPGSRDTTITTAQAGTTETALVTSDHGTKAGKGAAPTTDLRSLSPISGGSTGKEVLTSIFSATAETLSTSTTTHVTKTVKGGFSETRIEKRIIITGDEDVDQDQALALAIKEAKLQHPDMLVTKAVVYRETEPSPEERDKKPQES, via the exons ATGACAACGGAGACAGGCCCCGGCTCTGAGGTGAAGAACGCGCAGGAGGACACTccgcagcagcagctggaggcgGCCGCCCAGGGCCCCACGGTCGCGCCCAGCCCCACCGGCCGTGACACCGACCCCAATGAGAAGCTCGGGGCGCAGCCCGACACCCGAAACATGGAGCCG GGCACAGACATGGAGGACAAGTACTACAGTGAGACTGATGGGCTCTCTGACAAAACAACTCCCAGCAAGACCCAGAAGTCACCTCAGAAAACCACCAAGAAAGTGAAGAGTGCCCTGTGCAGAGTGACCCTGCTTGATGCATCCGAGTACGAGTGTGAGGTGGAG AAACACGCCCGAGGGCAGGTGCTCTTTGACATGGTGTGCGAGCACCTCAACCTCCTGGAGAAGGACTACTTCGGCCTCACCTTCTGTGATTCGGACAGCCAGAAG AACTGGCTGGACCCCTCCAAGGAGATCAAGAAGCAGATCCGCA GTGGGCCCTGGAACTTTTCCTTCACTGTGAAGTTCTACCCTCCAGACCCTGCCCAGCTCACAGAGGACATCACCAG ATACTacctgtgcctgcagctccgTGCTGACATCATCACGGGCCgcctgccctgctcctttgTGACCCACGCCCTGCTGGGCTCCTATGCCGTCCAGGCCGAGCTGGGTGACCACGACACCGAGGAGCATGTGGGCAACTACGTGAGCGAGCTGCGCTTTGCCCCCAACCAGACgcgggagctggaggagcgcATCATGGAGCTGCACAAGACCTACCG GGGAATGACCCCCGGGGAAGCAGAGATCCACTTCCTGGAGAATGCCAAGAAGCTCTCCATGTACGGGGTGGACCTGCACCACGCCAAG GACTCAGAGGGCATCGACATCATGCTGGGCGTCTGCGCCAATGGCCTCCTCATCTACAGGGACCGGCTGCGCATCAACCGCTTCGCGTGGCCCAAGATCCTCAAGATTTCCTACAAGAGGAGCAACTTCTACATCAAGATCCGCCCAGGGGAG TACGAACAGTTTGAGAGCACCATTGGCTTCAAGCTGCCCAACCACCGCTCAGCCAAGAGGCTCTGGAAGGTCTGCATAGAGCATCACACCTTCTTCAG gctggtgtccccagagccaccccccAAGGGCTTCCTGGTGATGGGCTCCAAGTTTCGGTACAGCGGGCGCACGCAGGCACAGACGCGCCAGGCCAGCGCCCTCATTGACCGCCCCGCGCCCTTCTTCGAGCGCTCCTCCAGCAAACGCTACACCATGTCCCGCAGCCTGGACGGAG AGTTCTCACGCCCAGCCTCTGTCAGCGAGAACCACGATGCCAGACCAGAGGGTGAGAAGCAGGATGAGGACGGTGAGTTTGGCAGCAGGAGACGCTCTGAGacagaggatgaggaggtgACCACCCCGACAAAGATCAAGGAGCTGAAG TTTTTAGACAAGCCAGAGGACGTTTTGCTGAAGCATCAGGCCAGCATCAATGAGCTGAAGCGGACCCTGAAGGAACCCAACAGCAAACTGGTTCACAGGGACCGGGACAGGAGGCTGCCTTCCTCACCAGCCTCTTCCTCACCCAAGCACGAGGATGAAACACCAAAGGGAACCCCTGAAAAGGCCACTGAg ACGATGGAAGAGGACACCTTAGACGATTTTGCATCTGAGCGTGGAGCTTCCCTAAGCATGGAGTCTTTCACTCAGAAAAGCCTTGTCTCCTCTCCTGAG GGCTCGGAGCACTGGGTATTTATAGAGAGAGAAGCCCCTAGGCTGGAAGCTGTAGCTCTGAGGAAAACTCTGAGAGCCAAGACGGAAGAAGCACATGCAGGGACCTCGGAGGGGAGCATGAGTGGGAGCCTGACAAAAGTGGTGGTGACGGTAGGGAAAGCCAAGGACATGGCAGGCCAGGAAGAGCCGGCAGCTGCAGCCTTGGAGACGAGGAAGAGAGCCAAAATGATTGCTAGTCCCGAGGATTTTGAGTCTGTGTGGGAGGATGATCTCTATGAGAAGGAAAGCAGGGGTGAGTCCAGCCCAGGGGAGGCACATCCACCCCCTGAGAGCATGGAGAGGGAGCCCCAAGAGCCAGGCAAAGGCATAGCCAccagggagccagggctgcccaagCCCTGTCAGCAGCCTGAAGAGAGGCAAAGGACCAAGATTTTGGAGCCAGAGCCTCCCCAGGGAGAAGGTGAGATGCTCTCCAAGGAACGTGCTTTTGCAGCCTTCAAGAAGCAGGAGGCCAGAGTGCcagccacagccccagagctcctGAAAATTAAAGTGAAGGCTGGTGACGACAGCTCAGAGACTTCTGCAACTCAGAGGATCATCTACTTAGGAGACCCagatggggaggagaaggacagTAAAAAAcacctggtcttggacactggTGGGTGCCTTGGCTTGGAGGAGAGACCAGAAGCCCCAGTAAATACAACCGGGGAGGGATCCAGGCACACCACACCTGTGGCAGAAGGGTTCCAAGCCCTCTCCTCAGCAAGTCACCAGCACAGGACAGTGTCTGAAAAACCCACTGGAACACTGGAGATGCCTGGGATGGGCTGTGATGGGACCAGCCTGGGGGGGCATCCCCTCTCAGGGTGGGAAGAGCCGtccctgcagccagagaaggCACCTGGTGTTGGGGTGCCTGGAGGAACACCCACGGGAAGTGAAGCCCTGCTGTGTTCCCAGGAGGTGGGaccagaggagctgcagagctcggTGGGAGGCTTgaagccatgtggcctggcAGGGGATGGCCCCAGggctgaggagcacagagggagCCCAGCAGAGTCCCCAGACAtctgcccagcactggagggttttttgggaaGGGTTGGAGCAGACAGTGACAGGGAGGAAAGTGCCAGAGTGGTTCTTCAGATGGAAGAGATAGAGCCCAAGTCACCTCCATCATCAGCTGGGTCTTGGCAGGGCCACACTCACACCGTGGGGTTGGAGGGGGACAAACCCagtgctcctgtccctccaccccttccccagagaCCCAGCACAGTCCCTGCAGAGTCATCTCTGGGTACGGAGCCTCAGGGCACAGACTTATCCCTGggcaccagccctgccagagaGGTGGCCATGCCCAAGCATGTGAGCCCCTCCATGCAGGTGGCACTACCTGTGGGCACCGATCCTGAAGCTGAAGAACAATCCCAAAATGTGGGATTTGCCTCATGGAAACCCCATCAGGGAACAAGTCCTGTTACAGGAgaaccaccccaaaacacagaCACTGCAGAAGAGTCAATCCAGGTTAGAGCCCTAGCCACCAAGGAGGTGGCCCAGGACAtggacacagcacagagcaaTGTGCCTGCCACTGAAGAGCCACTGCAGGAGGAGAAACCCATGATCAAAGAGCTCTTCCAGGGCTCAGGGTCAGGGAAGCCAACCAGAGATGAAGGCTCTGGGATGGAACAACTGTCCCATGACAAAAGCCTTGGCAtggctgagctgcctcccaagggagaagAAGCAGAACACCAGACTGAGACAATCCTGAGGGACTTGCCCCTCCACACTGCACATCTCAAAGCACAAGAGCCACACCAGGACTCGGAGTTCAGTGTTGGACAAGATCTGCAGGGTGGGAGCCAGACAGTCACAGAAGGCACCAGGGACAGTGACCTGGCTATggggcagccactgcaggaTGACTCtccttccagagcagctgctgatgtCCCACACTTCCAGTCCCCTACAGCAGGATTGTGCCAAGGAAGCAAGgcatcccagctccctgccctggtgAATGAAGGTGGGGCAGGGCAATCAAGTGGTGGGACAcatccagcagagcctggggtgTCGGTGTGCATGtctgggctggcaggagctgtgacccaggagcacagggatgctACTGTGGCCCCAGGAAACCAGGAGGACAGCAAGAGCTACAGGGAAACTTCCGTGGCTTCCAAGATCAAGATGTTTGAGCAAGGCAAAGTGGAGCGAAGGGCAgcccaggagggacaggagcacgTGCCTGAAGCTGAGACATCGGTGACAGCCACGGGGAAGACAAATCTGGCACAGGATGTGCCTTTGAGCACCAGCCTCACCTCACCCCCTGCAGTGGGACCTGTGTCCAGTGTGGGCTCCTTGGCCCTCGGGCAAGGGGCTGGTTCAGGAGACACCTCCCAGCCACACTCCCTGAAGGAACAAGTCTCTGCTGAGCCCGAGCACGAAGAAGACAGTGCCGACCTGGCCTCGCCCGACTCTGGCTGTGAGCTCACCCTGGCTGAGGCCGTG AGCAAATCTCAGGAACCaagtggggaagaaaaggatttATGTGACCCATCAATAAAATCCAGCCTGAAAGAAGAGAATGTAAAGGCTGCTGTTCCAGTGGTCTCGCAG AGAGCAGGCGTGAGGGATGGCCCTGAGGAGAGGGTGAAACCGCCCCGGCACAGGGCCCCCGAGAGTGACACCGGTGACGAGGAGCCCGACCAGGAGAAGGACTCGGTCTTCCTGAAGGACAACCACCTGGCCATTGAGCGCAAGTGCTCCAGTATCACTGTCAGCTCAACCTCCAGTCTGGAAGCGGAGGTGGACTTCACCGTCATCGGGGACTTCCATGGCACGGCCTTTGAGGACATCTCCCGGAGCCTGCCCGAGCTGGACAAGGACAAGAGTGAAACAGAAGATGAAGGCTTGGTTTCCTTCCAGCACACTGACAAAGTAGTTCCTGGACTGGAAGAGGATCTCAAAGGCAGGGATaaggtctcccagcccagcccagatgTCTCCCAGCCAGAG TCTTCAGCCCCAAAAGCAAATGCTGTGACTGTGAAGAAGCCCGAAGCAGAAGGCTCCGCTCCCCATCGGGTCAGCACCACAGACACGGCCCAG GTGGACAGAGGCACtccaggcagcagggacaccacCATCACCACTGCCCAGGCTGGCACCACAGAGACAGCGCTGGTGACCTCA GATCACGGCACCAAGGCTGGCAAAGGAGCCGCTCCCACTACAGACCTTCGTTCCCTGTCACCG ATCTCGGGTGGCTCCACTGGCAAGGAGGTGCTCACCAGCATATTCAGTGCCACTGCGGAAACGCTCTCCACCTCCACCACCACCCACGTTACTAAG ACTGTGAAAGGAGGGTTCTCCGAGACCCGGATAGAGAAGCGCATCATCATCACGGGAGATGAAGATGTGGACCAGGACCAG GCACTGGCTTTAGCAATCAAAGAGGCAAAACTCCAGCACCCCGACATGCTGGTAACCAAAGCTGTGGTGTACAGAGAAACAGAGCCCTCTCCAGAGGAAAGGGACAAGAAACCTCAG GAATCTTGA